A window of Streptomyces sp. NBC_01689 genomic DNA:
ATCACCCACAGACGCTCGTCGCGCGCGGCAACCTTGCACGGTGGCGCGCACAGCAGGGAGAAGCGGCCACCTTCGCAGACGTACTGGACGACATGGTGCGCCTGCTCGGCCCCGACCACCCCCATACCCTCGTCGTCCGCGACAACCTCGCGCAGTGGCAGAAGCAGAACAGCCAAGGCCCCGGCGCATCCGCCTGACCACGGCCGCTTCGTCAACTGCAGGCCTCGCCACAGAACGGCCGGCTTCCCCTCCCTCCCCACGATCACTCAGGTGAGCAGCACGGCTCCTTACGGACCATGTGTCACCTGAGTTCGACGGCGTAGGAGCTGCCAGAGAATTCCCAGCCGTCGGTGCCTTCGTCGATGTCGGCGACGATGATGTCGTCGATGAAGCGGTCCTCGAAGTCGTCGTCGCGCAGGTCACCGGCGAGCCAGAGGGCTTCGATGTCGCTCCAGTCGCCGCGGCTCGCGTCGATGCGGAGGGGGGCGGCGCGGCGGGTGCCGCGTTCGCGTTCTCGTTGCCGGTTTTGACGAGGCCGCTGATCTCGAACTGGCCGTCCTTGATCGTGTCGGGGAGGGGGGCGGCGGGGACGATGACGACGTTCTCGTAGGCGGTGTGGATGAGGTCGCGGTAGGAGCGGCGGACGATGTGGCCGCTCCCTCTCCGCCGCCGGGCACAAGGCTTCCGGCTGGGTGGAGGTGCGGGGCGACCGGGCATGGCCCTGGCCGGTGTCCGGTCCGGGGGGCTGGGACGAGCAGTCCTGCCGGGGCCGCGGAATCAAGCACGCGGCGAGGGCCGCGATGCCACCCACGCGACTGCCCATGCCTCCCCAGCGCTGCCCGATCCGGCGTGTCTGCGACATTAGACCCTGCCGGACACAGTGTCCAACGTACTGTCTAATGGGGGTGCCGCCGACGATGCGCGCGGTCGGAGAAGGCGGTCGCTGCGGCTCACCAGGCGGTTTCAGCGGGGGGATTGACGGGCTCGACGCGGAGGTGTTCGCACGATGTCCGGTTGTCGCGCGGCTCTGTTTCCGCCGTACGGAGAACGCCGGCCAGACCCAATGTGGCCGGCCGGCGGTGAGAGGTGTGGTGACGTGATGGTTCCAGGTGGGCCGCTCGTGGAGCGCGCGTACGGCCATGTGCGGTCCGCGCTCGAACCGGCGATCTTCAATCACAGCGTCCGGGTCTGGCTCCTGGCTGATCATCTCGCCCGCCGAGAGGGACTCCACGGGCTCGAAAGCGAAGCGCTGGCAGTGGCCTGCCTGTTCCACGACGCCGGCACAGCACAACGCTACGACGGACCGCAACGGTTCGAGGTGGAAGGGGCCGACGCGGCCCGCATGTTCCTGGCCGAGCACGGCGCGGCGTGGCCAGAGCCTTTGCTGCAGGACGTATGGCAGGCCATCGCACTGCACACCTCCCCCGGCATCGCGGAGCGTATGGGAGGCCTGACGAGGCTCGTCCGCCTGGGCGTATTGGCAGACTTCGGCCGCTCCGACCTGATCGAGTCCGCCGGCGAGCAGCTGCTAGCGTCACTCGACGAGCTTCCCCGCCTGAGCATCGAAACCGTGCTCGGCGACGCCGTGGTGGAGCAGGCGATGCGCTCTCCCGGAAAGGCGCCTTCGGCCAGCTGGCCCGGTGTACTCCTGTCCGCACACCTCGCCGACCCGCACCATGGCGGCGTCAATCCAGCGTTCTGAACCCGAGCGCCCTGGGAAGGGCCGCGGCCGGCCGGAGACCGCTGCGCACCGCAACCCGGCGTCAGTACTACCCGCGGATGGCCTTGGAGGACAGGTTCCACTCCTGAAGCGCGGGTTTCCCTGGAAGTGACGGGGACGTCCGCAGGGCTCAGGGTTTGCCGACGAGGGCGAGCGCGGCCTCCACTGTGGCCATCAGGGCGCTGCAGTCGCCGTCGATGGTGCCCGGGACGTGAAGCCCCTGCATGAACATCATCAGAAAACGGGCCAAGTCGCGGGCATCGCGCTCCGCGGCGAGCTGCCCCTGCTCCTGCGCTTCGGCGATCACTTCGCAGAGGGCATCTTCCAGCGACGACGTGGTGTCGTGCACGTGCGCCGCGACTTTCGGGTCTGCCTGTTTGGCGAGTGCCTCAGGACCTCCACCAACTCGCGAATCTCCTCGACATCACGTGGACTCTCGTCGGGCAGGCAGCCCGCGCTATCCGTGATCGCGAACTCATCCGCGTCATCGAAGAGTGTTCCGCGCAAACCACCGCACAGATCAACTGGCTACGTATGCGTATGCAGTCGGCCGCACCGCAAACCTCGCTCGTCGCGACCTGAAAAGCTGAGGAGGAGTTGAACGGACGGCTGTGTGCGCTGCCGGGTCACGGAGGGCCGCGGTAGGCGCCGTGCCACCGGCGCCGGGCGAGTACGTGGAAAACCTCGCGTTGCCGCTGGTGGTCGGCGACCCGGATGTCGAGCGCGATCGCCTGGGCACCATCCCAGGCGACGCCTCGGACAGCATGGTGGCGCCCCTTTGAAACGGCCGTTACTCCCTGGCTCTGGTGTACGACGGCTCGGAGGGACGTCATGTGCTGAAGCCGTCCAGCAGCACCTCTACATGGCGATGAACGCAGTGGTCGCTCCCCTCGGGAACCGGACCAGCCAGAGGCCGTGCCAATCTGGCGACGGCCGTGGTCAGATCTGTCACGGTGACATCGGGGCGAAGCCTGCCCGAGTGCTGAGCAGCCTGGACGAGGTTCGATATCGCACGCACAACCCGTGAGCGTGCCCGGCAGAGCTCCCGGTCCCGGGCATCAAAACAATCGGCGAGCATCGGACACAGCGCGCCGAAGTGCTCGTCCAGCGCGCGGTGTACGAAGTGTCGTAGGGCCGTCATCGGGGGCAGCTCCGTGGCGAGTGCGTCCTCTGCCCGATCTGCTGTATGCGAGAGCAGCGACAGCACGGTCGTACGGACGAGTTCGCGCCGGTTCGTGAAGTGCCGGTAGAGCGTGGCATTGCCGATGCCCGCCCTGCGTGCGATCTCGTCCAGCGAGACATCCGGGCCCTGTTGGGCGAATGCCTCGCAGGCAGCGGCCCGGATGCGTTCACGGTTGAGCAGCGCGTCGGCCCTGGGACGGGATTTGCGCCCCTCCCCGATGCCTGTGTTCATTGCCATTGTTCCGGCTGCGGCCCGGCAGATCTCGTGAGGGTCCGAGCGCGGGGGCGCTGCGGAATCGACAAGCTGATTGAACAAGTGGGGCCGCCGACAAAGGACGGGCGACCACCACCCTGGCTGGACGGCTCAGAAGGTGAGAACGAGCCGGCCGCGAACGCCGCCCGCTTCGAATCGGCGATGCGCCTCGGCTGCCCGGTGGGCCGGGAACTCCTCCGCGACCCGCAGCGAGATCTGGCCGTCCTCCGCCAGTGCGCGCAGAGCATCGAGCTTGTCGTGGGCATAGCGGTACTCCGGTACGAATATGTTGTGCGTCATCACGTTCTCCTGGCCGTCCACAGGGGTGACTCCGGGTTCCCCGTCGCTGCGCACCAGGGCGATCTGGCCGCCGGCCCGGACAGCGGGCAGTATCTCGGGGCCCATGATCGCGGCATCCACGGCGGCATCCACGCCGTGGGGAACGACGTGGCGGATGCACTCGCCGACCCCTGGTCCTCGGTCGACGAGCAGATCGGCACCCAGCGTGCGTACCAGCTCCTCGTCGGTGGGAGCTGCGTCAGCCACGACGCGCAGGCCATCGGCCTTGGCCAGTTGGACGGTGTATCCGCCCAGAGCGCCTGCAGCGCCCGTGACCGCTATCCAGCTGCCGGGGGCCAGGCCGAGGATGTCGAGGGCGCGGCGTGCGGTGAGCCCGTTCATCGGAAGCGTGGCCGCCTCGGCGTGGGTGGATCCGCGGGGGGCCCGGACGATCTGCCGGGGATCCAGGACGAGGAACTGCGCGTATGCGCCGCCGGAGGAGTCGATGGGGATGACCATGGCCATCACGCGGTCGCCGACCCTGAGACCAGTGATTGTGTCCGGGCCGATGGCGTCCACCACGCCCGCTGCATCCATGCCCGGCCGGTAGGGCGGGGTCAGGCGGCCGGCAAGCATCTGGTCGGTGTATCCCATGCGCAGCAGTACATCGGCGGGGTTGACGGCCGCTGCATGTACACGTATGCGGATCTGACCCGGTCCGACCTCTGGGATCGGGAGCTCGACGGCCTCGAGTACTTCGGGGCCGCCGTAGCGGAAAACTCCTACAGCCTTCATTGTTGTTTCTTCTCGTCTCTGTAGGGATGCGCGCGGTCAGCCGTACCGCTGGGCACGGGATGCCGCTGTGATCTGCCTCGCTGCTTTGCGAGGGCCCCGCTGTGCTGGCTGCGGGACTGTGGCTGCATGGCCTGGTCGACGTGGCAGCGT
This region includes:
- a CDS encoding HD domain-containing protein codes for the protein MERAYGHVRSALEPAIFNHSVRVWLLADHLARREGLHGLESEALAVACLFHDAGTAQRYDGPQRFEVEGADAARMFLAEHGAAWPEPLLQDVWQAIALHTSPGIAERMGGLTRLVRLGVLADFGRSDLIESAGEQLLASLDELPRLSIETVLGDAVVEQAMRSPGKAPSASWPGVLLSAHLADPHHGGVNPAF
- a CDS encoding TetR/AcrR family transcriptional regulator, with protein sequence MNTGIGEGRKSRPRADALLNRERIRAAACEAFAQQGPDVSLDEIARRAGIGNATLYRHFTNRRELVRTTVLSLLSHTADRAEDALATELPPMTALRHFVHRALDEHFGALCPMLADCFDARDRELCRARSRVVRAISNLVQAAQHSGRLRPDVTVTDLTTAVARLARPLAGPVPEGSDHCVHRHVEVLLDGFST
- a CDS encoding NADP-dependent oxidoreductase; this translates as MKAVGVFRYGGPEVLEAVELPIPEVGPGQIRIRVHAAAVNPADVLLRMGYTDQMLAGRLTPPYRPGMDAAGVVDAIGPDTITGLRVGDRVMAMVIPIDSSGGAYAQFLVLDPRQIVRAPRGSTHAEAATLPMNGLTARRALDILGLAPGSWIAVTGAAGALGGYTVQLAKADGLRVVADAAPTDEELVRTLGADLLVDRGPGVGECIRHVVPHGVDAAVDAAIMGPEILPAVRAGGQIALVRSDGEPGVTPVDGQENVMTHNIFVPEYRYAHDKLDALRALAEDGQISLRVAEEFPAHRAAEAHRRFEAGGVRGRLVLTF